A window of Pirellula sp. SH-Sr6A contains these coding sequences:
- a CDS encoding sulfatase-like hydrolase/transferase, which produces MIRLRILIGLTLWMICPAAARAERTESRVAAKKNVLLICVDDLKPILGCYGDGLAKTPNLDGLAQRGVLFEKAYCNQAVCSPSRNALMCSLRPQSLGIYDLETHFRKTAPDAVTLGEYFQKFGYKTEGMGKIFHVGHGNHDDARTWSVPSFRPKGSNYALPESTEGARSSKNGPRGAAFESADVPDEFYGDGKIATEAVTRLQKASEAPDQPFFMAVGFLKPHLPFVAPKKYWDLIDPTQIQLAKRTTAPEGAPAYAPQFGGELRGYKDMPGQGAIDESTQRTLIHGYYAAASYMDAQVGKVLAELERSGLSQSTIVVLWGDHGWHLGDHGMWCKHTNYEQAARIPLLISAPGKKQGVRTNSLVETVDIYPTLAELAGLPAPEGIDGKSFAAILDNPRQMARDHVIHVYPRNAPGVGQVVGRAVRNDRYRLVEWKKPGASDETAEYELYDYATDPLESKNLAAEQTNVLAEMKKFLAKHPEAKPQWKDPKAADSQNANTSGKPKQDRNAMFERRDANRDGSLTKDEFMQGQPDPEEAPSRFIRFDKDKNGVLSRDEFVQSGK; this is translated from the coding sequence ATGATCCGACTTCGAATTTTGATTGGGCTGACGCTATGGATGATATGCCCCGCTGCGGCCAGGGCCGAGCGGACGGAAAGTCGGGTGGCGGCGAAGAAAAACGTGCTGTTGATCTGCGTCGATGACTTGAAACCAATCCTCGGTTGCTATGGCGACGGCCTTGCCAAAACCCCCAACCTCGATGGGCTTGCTCAACGAGGTGTCTTGTTCGAAAAAGCCTACTGCAACCAGGCGGTTTGTTCCCCCTCCCGCAATGCGCTCATGTGTAGCTTGCGACCGCAGTCCCTAGGGATATACGACTTGGAAACCCATTTTCGAAAGACGGCGCCCGACGCGGTTACGCTCGGCGAGTATTTTCAAAAGTTCGGGTACAAGACTGAAGGAATGGGAAAGATCTTTCATGTCGGACACGGGAATCATGACGACGCTCGCACGTGGAGCGTCCCCTCGTTTCGTCCCAAAGGGAGCAACTATGCACTCCCCGAAAGCACCGAAGGGGCTCGCTCGAGCAAAAATGGACCCAGAGGCGCCGCTTTCGAATCGGCCGATGTGCCGGACGAATTTTATGGCGATGGCAAGATTGCCACAGAAGCAGTAACGCGATTGCAAAAGGCTTCGGAGGCTCCCGATCAGCCTTTCTTTATGGCCGTCGGTTTTCTGAAACCGCATTTGCCATTCGTTGCACCGAAGAAGTATTGGGACTTGATCGATCCCACCCAAATTCAGCTTGCGAAACGGACGACGGCTCCGGAGGGGGCGCCTGCGTACGCTCCGCAATTTGGGGGTGAATTGCGGGGATACAAAGATATGCCAGGACAAGGCGCGATTGATGAATCTACCCAACGGACGTTGATCCATGGTTATTATGCTGCTGCGAGCTACATGGATGCTCAAGTCGGAAAGGTGTTGGCGGAACTGGAACGTTCGGGGTTAAGCCAGAGCACCATTGTCGTTCTTTGGGGGGATCACGGATGGCATCTTGGCGATCATGGAATGTGGTGCAAACACACGAACTATGAGCAGGCAGCTCGTATCCCGCTACTCATCTCGGCTCCTGGGAAAAAGCAAGGCGTGCGCACGAACTCGTTGGTCGAGACGGTCGATATCTATCCCACGCTGGCTGAGCTGGCTGGACTTCCCGCACCGGAGGGTATCGATGGGAAGAGTTTCGCAGCCATTCTCGATAATCCTCGGCAGATGGCTCGCGATCACGTCATCCACGTCTATCCTCGCAACGCTCCGGGGGTCGGACAAGTGGTCGGGCGAGCCGTTCGAAACGATCGTTACCGGTTGGTGGAATGGAAGAAGCCGGGGGCATCGGACGAAACGGCCGAATACGAACTGTACGACTACGCGACCGATCCTTTGGAGTCAAAAAACCTTGCTGCCGAACAAACCAATGTTCTCGCGGAGATGAAGAAATTTTTAGCGAAGCATCCCGAGGCGAAGCCGCAGTGGAAAGATCCCAAGGCGGCAGACAGTCAGAACGCAAATACATCAGGAAAACCAAAACAGGACCGCAATGCCATGTTCGAACGTCGTGATGCCAATCGCGACGGCTCCTTGACCAAGGATGAATTTATGCAGGGGCAACCCGATCCCGAGGAAGCTCCGAGTCGGTTCATCCGCTTCGACAAGGATAAGAACGGAGTCCTTTCCCGCGACGAGTTCGTCCAATCTGGCAAGTAA
- a CDS encoding exonuclease SbcCD subunit D: MFQFLHAADIHLDSPLKGLEKYEGAPVDEIRDAARKALTRLVDFAIEKRVAFVLIAGDLYDGDWKHINTGLFFVSQVSRLHREGIPLFLIAGNHDAANRMTKSLNLPSNVVVFRSDAAHTETIESLHVAIHGQSFATPSVTEDLSAAYPPPRPGYLNIGLLHTCAAGREGHERYAPCSVDALKRSGYDYWALGHIHQREILCESPTIAFSGNIQGRHIRETGPKGAFLVTVEHERIAKVEFQAVDVLRWELVVVDATGVESESDLLHRVRVALEQILRLHPGMTLAIRVEMIGRTPLHEHLLAHRTKWVSEIRSLGLQAGIDSVWIEKVKLNTTSWQDPAERAKLSDDARQELEDLFDSLATQESLAKALGEDCLKRLPAELRDTLPVEQREWVADVVSEARSRLMERLQGKEGTA; encoded by the coding sequence ATGTTCCAATTCCTGCATGCCGCAGACATCCATCTCGATAGCCCCCTCAAAGGACTGGAGAAATACGAAGGGGCTCCCGTTGACGAGATACGTGATGCGGCTCGTAAAGCCCTGACGCGACTCGTCGACTTCGCTATCGAAAAGCGGGTCGCATTCGTACTGATTGCAGGAGACCTCTATGACGGCGACTGGAAGCATATCAACACAGGGCTATTTTTTGTTTCGCAAGTCAGTCGGCTTCATCGAGAAGGCATTCCGCTTTTCCTCATCGCGGGAAATCACGATGCTGCCAACCGGATGACCAAATCACTGAATCTGCCTTCCAATGTCGTGGTGTTCCGAAGTGATGCTGCACACACCGAGACCATCGAGTCCCTTCATGTGGCAATCCATGGTCAGAGTTTCGCGACTCCGTCGGTCACAGAAGACCTTTCGGCCGCATACCCACCTCCCCGCCCTGGATACTTGAACATAGGGTTGCTCCACACCTGCGCAGCAGGCCGCGAAGGCCACGAACGATACGCACCTTGCTCGGTCGATGCGTTAAAGCGAAGTGGGTATGACTACTGGGCCTTGGGGCACATCCATCAACGCGAAATCCTATGTGAATCGCCCACAATCGCCTTTTCGGGCAACATCCAAGGCCGTCATATACGAGAGACGGGTCCCAAAGGTGCATTCCTCGTTACCGTCGAACACGAACGTATTGCCAAGGTGGAATTTCAGGCGGTGGATGTTCTACGCTGGGAGTTGGTGGTGGTGGATGCAACGGGAGTGGAGTCGGAGTCTGATCTACTGCATCGGGTTCGCGTCGCACTGGAGCAAATCCTCCGTCTCCATCCTGGTATGACGCTCGCGATTCGGGTGGAGATGATTGGGAGGACTCCTCTGCACGAACATCTTCTCGCCCATCGCACCAAGTGGGTCAGCGAGATCCGATCTTTAGGTCTACAAGCTGGTATCGATTCTGTTTGGATTGAGAAAGTGAAGTTGAATACAACTTCGTGGCAAGATCCCGCGGAACGAGCCAAACTGAGCGACGATGCGCGGCAGGAACTGGAGGACCTATTCGACTCGTTGGCGACCCAAGAGTCGCTCGCAAAAGCACTAGGAGAAGATTGTCTCAAGAGACTTCCGGCTGAATTGCGGGACACCTTGCCAGTGGAACAACGCGAGTGGGTAGCGGATGTCGTCTCAGAAGCCCGTTCGCGATTGATGGAACGTTTGCAAGGAAAAGAGGGGACAGCATGA